The following is a genomic window from Amycolatopsis cihanbeyliensis.
AGGCTGACCGCGGTGCTCTCCCGCGCGATCCAGCTCTGGTCGTCCACCTGCCTGCCCTCGCAGCCGAACTCCACGTCGAACCCGCCGGGGGTCTTCATGTAGAAGGACAGCATCAGGTCGTTCACGTGCCGGCCCAGCGTCGCCGACATCGGCACCTTCCGCCGCAGGGCGCGGTCGAGGCACAATCCGACGTCGTCGGTGCTCTCCACCTCGACCATCAGGTGCACGATGCCGCTCGGGGTCGGCATCGGCAGGAACGCCAGGCTGTGGTGCCGCGGGTTGCAGCCGAAGAACCGCAGCCAGGCCGGTTCGCCATCGGCGGGCCGACCCACCATCTGCGGCGGAAGGCGCATCGAGTCGCGCAGCCGAAATCCGAGCACGTCCCGGTAGAACCGCAGCGCCGCCTCGTCGTCGTGGGTGGACAGCACCACGTGGCCAAGGCCCTGCTCCCCGGTGACGAAGGTGTGCCCGTACGGGCTCACCACCCGCCGGTGCTCCAGCGCGACCCCGTGGAACACCTCCAGGGTGTTACCGGAGGGGTCCTCGAAGGTGATCAGTTCGTACACCCGCCGGTCGGCCAGTTGCTCGGCGGTGCCCTCCTTGAACGGCACGCCCGCGGCCTGCAGGTTCCGCCGCACCTCGTCCAGCTCCGCCGCGTTGGCCGTCTCCCAGCCCACCTGTGCCAGCCGGTCGGTCTCCCCGGGGAAGATCACCAGCCGGGCGGGGAAATCGTCCATCCGCAGGTACAGCGCGTCCGGGTCGGTGCCCTTGCCCTCGACCATACCGAGCACCTTGAGCCCGTACTCCCGCCACTTCGCCATATCCGTGGCTTCGATCCGCAGGTAGCCGAGTGAGCGAATCCCCATAATCCTTCACCTGGTCAGGAAGTCGATGGACAGTTGGTTGAACTCGTCGAACTTCTCCAGCTGCGCCCAGTGCCCGCAGCGGCCGAACACGTGCAGTTGCGCCCGCGGGATGGTCTTCAACGCCAGCAACGCGCCGTCCAGCGGGTTGACCCGGTCCTCCCGGCCCCAGATCAGCAGCACCCGCTGCCGCAGCCGATGCGCCTCCCGCCAGAGCATGCCCAGCTCGTAGCCCTCCGGGTCGGCGAAGGACGCGCCCATCGCCGCCATCGCGGCCAGCGACTCCTGGCTGCTCGCCGCGGCGAACCGCTCCGCCACCAGTTCCTCGGTGATCAGTGACTGGTCGTAGACCATCACCCGCAGGAAGGCCTCGAGCTTCTCCTTGCTGGGCCCCGGCGGCGCGGCGAACCGGGCGAGGTTCTTGATGCCCTCGGTCGGGTCGGGTGAGAACACGTTGACGCTCAACCCGCCCGGCCCCATCAGCACCAGCCTGCCCGCCCGGTCCGGATGGTCCAGCGCCAGCCGCACCGCGGCCCCGCCGCCGAGCGAGTTGCCCACGATGTGGGCTCGCTCGATCCCGAGCGCGTCCAGCAGGCCGACCACCGCGTTGGCGCTGTGCCTGAAGTACTGCGGGTGCTCGGTCGGCTTGTCCGAGCGACCGAACCCCGGCTGGTCCACCGCGATGGTACGGAAGGACTTGGCGAACACCGGGATGTTGCGCGCGAAGTTGCTCCACGCGGAGGCGCCCGGACCGCCGCCGTGCAGCAGCAACACCGTCTGCTCGTGCTCGGTCCCCGCCTCGTGGTAGTGCAGCCGGAGGCCCTCGGCGACATCGACGTACTTGCTCTCGGTCATCCTCGCCCCTAGACCATCGAATCCTGGACCGGCAAGCCGAACTCCCCGGTGCCGAACATCGTGTAGGCCCGTTCCGGATCGTTGGCGGCGTGCACCCTCCCGGCGTGCGCGTCCCGCCAGAACCGTTGGATCGGAGTGCCCACCTTGAGCGCTCGGCCGCCCGAGTTCTCGAAGAGCCGGTCGATCGCCGCGATCGCCCGCTCGGTGCCGCGCACCTGGTCCCGCCGCACCCGCAGCCGGGTGGGGAACGGGAGCTTCTCGCCCGCACGGGCATGGGTGTAGAGCTCGTCGATGTTGTGCGTCAGCTGCAGCCAGGCCGCGTCGATCTCGCTGGCCGCCTCGGCGATCCGCACCTTCGCGAAGGGGTCCTCATTGGACTTCTCGCCCGCGTACGCGGCCCGGACCCGCTTGCCCTGGTGCTCCACATGCGCCTCGTAGGCGCCCTGCGCCATGCCGATGATCGGCGCGGTGATCGTGCTCGGGTGCACCGAGCCGAACGGGAGCTGGTACAGCGGCCCGGGGTTCGCCTCCTGTCCCGGGGTCTTGCACTTCGAGGTGGCGACGAAGCTCAACGCCCGGTGCTGGGGGACGAAGACGTCCTCGACGAGGACATCGTTGCTGCCGGTGCCGCGCAGACCGACGGTGTCCCACACGTCGTCGATCGTGTAGTCGCTGATCGGCAGCAGGTAGGTGCA
Proteins encoded in this region:
- the hsaD gene encoding 4,5:9,10-diseco-3-hydroxy-5,9,17-trioxoandrosta-1(10),2-diene-4-oate hydrolase produces the protein MTESKYVDVAEGLRLHYHEAGTEHEQTVLLLHGGGPGASAWSNFARNIPVFAKSFRTIAVDQPGFGRSDKPTEHPQYFRHSANAVVGLLDALGIERAHIVGNSLGGGAAVRLALDHPDRAGRLVLMGPGGLSVNVFSPDPTEGIKNLARFAAPPGPSKEKLEAFLRVMVYDQSLITEELVAERFAAASSQESLAAMAAMGASFADPEGYELGMLWREAHRLRQRVLLIWGREDRVNPLDGALLALKTIPRAQLHVFGRCGHWAQLEKFDEFNQLSIDFLTR
- the hsaA gene encoding 3-hydroxy-9,10-secoandrosta-1,3,5(10)-triene-9,17-dione monooxygenase oxygenase subunit, producing the protein MAAPDARGVISGIEELLPTLRERAQDTEDARRIPDESIKALRETGFFRLLQPRRFGGYEADPVSFYTAVKLVASACGSTGWVGSILGVHPWHLALFDLRAQQEVWGENEDTLVSSSYAPMGKAQVVDGGYRLSGRWSFSSGCDHATWVFLGGPAFDADGKAVDFCTYLLPISDYTIDDVWDTVGLRGTGSNDVLVEDVFVPQHRALSFVATSKCKTPGQEANPGPLYQLPFGSVHPSTITAPIIGMAQGAYEAHVEHQGKRVRAAYAGEKSNEDPFAKVRIAEAASEIDAAWLQLTHNIDELYTHARAGEKLPFPTRLRVRRDQVRGTERAIAAIDRLFENSGGRALKVGTPIQRFWRDAHAGRVHAANDPERAYTMFGTGEFGLPVQDSMV
- the hsaC gene encoding iron-dependent extradiol dioxygenase HsaC; protein product: MGIRSLGYLRIEATDMAKWREYGLKVLGMVEGKGTDPDALYLRMDDFPARLVIFPGETDRLAQVGWETANAAELDEVRRNLQAAGVPFKEGTAEQLADRRVYELITFEDPSGNTLEVFHGVALEHRRVVSPYGHTFVTGEQGLGHVVLSTHDDEAALRFYRDVLGFRLRDSMRLPPQMVGRPADGEPAWLRFFGCNPRHHSLAFLPMPTPSGIVHLMVEVESTDDVGLCLDRALRRKVPMSATLGRHVNDLMLSFYMKTPGGFDVEFGCEGRQVDDQSWIARESTAVSLWGHDFSVGAREQ